The window GTAAACGAAATATTATTAATTTCTAAATGATCAATCTTTGGTGTATTAGGAAGTGATGGTTGTAAATTTAAATCTTCATTAATATCTTGTTCGATAAAATTTAAATTATGATCAAAAATTAAATGTAGTGCAGGAAATGCATCATTTGAAAAATTAGTGATAAAATGATCATTAATTTTTGGTTTACGAGCTAGTCTTAAATAAATTTTGTTATTAATAATCAAAGGATGAATATTTTCTAAACGGTCAACTTTTTTATTTAACAATGGATTAAAAAGATTGGTGTTTAAAGTTAAATTCTTATAAATACCTTGCGAAGTATTTAGTTCATTAACTTCATAAACAACATAATAATGGTCACTCTTGGTATGAATTATATCTTTCATTAAAACATTAACATTTAACTTTGATTTATTGCTACAAGATGCAAGTGCTGTAGCAACAATAGGAACTAAAGCAGCTGTAAATAAAAATAATAACTTTTTCTTAATTAATTTCATAATTTTATATCCTTAATAATAACTAATTTTACACAAAACAATACGACATCATTATAACCCATAAACATCAATTCAAAAAAAAAAAAAAAACACTGCTTTTAATACCTTAATAAAAGCGGTGTTTAAATAAGTGAATAAATAAAAAATAATTGAATTTAGATTATTAAAAAAGCATATGCACATATAGTAAAATAATAAATAAAGTGCTGATCAAAAGCCAGAATTGTTTATTTTTGGTTTTAAAGTTTAGTTAATAAGTGGTGGTTAATTATGATGTTAATAATTAATATTGGTAGTAGTAGTTGAAAATTTTGCTTGTTTGATATGAATTTAAAACAAATATTTAGTGGCAAAATTCGCTTAGACGTTAGCCCACACCAACTAAAATATATCTTTGATAAAAATGAATATGTTTATTTACTTGATGATGATCACAACAATCACGTTGATTTAATCATTAAATTTTTAATTAACAAAAAAATTATTAAAAAATTAGAAGATATCACTTATTTTGGAATTCGAGCTGTTTATGTTAAAAATTTTTATGGAGCAAGTGCTTTTTTAAATAATGAAATTTATAATGATCTTAACCAACACACAGATTTATGTCCTATTCACAACCAAAATACTATCATGTTAATTAATGACATTAAGCATTTAAACACCTCTGCAAAAATTATTATTATTTTTGATAATTGGTTTCATCGTAGTATTAATAAAAATAAATACACTATTGCTATTGATCAAACAATAGCAATAAAACATAAAATTCGTAAATATGGTTTTCATGGAATTTCTTTTAGTTATAGTAATAAAATAATGCAAAATTATTTAGGAAAACAAGATGTTAATTTAATTATTTTACACTTAGGTTCTGGATCGTCAGTTTGTGCAATTAAAAATGGAAAATCATTTGATACCTCAATGTCTTACTCTCCTCTTTCAGGAATTATTATGAATACAAGAAGTGGTGATATAGACCCTAGTGTTTTACTTACTTTAAAAAAAGTAAAAAACCAATCACTGAAGCAATTGATCTTATTTTTAAATCAGCAATCAGGTCTTTATGGATTAACAAAACATCATAGTATTAGTGAAGTTGCTAATAATTTGCACAATAAAAATAATGAACTTGCCCTTGAGATGTACACTGATAGCATTGTTGATTATTTTATTAAGTATTTAAACCATTTACAAAAGATTGATGCAATTGTATTTTCGGGAGGAATTAGTGAATTTGAGCATCTTGTTTTAGAAAAAATTATTAGTAAAATTCATCTAATAAACCTTGAAATTAACGATCATTTAATACTAACAAACACGTTAAATAAAATTTCAACATCTAAATCACAAATTCCTATATATTTATGTTTAGTGAATGAAGAGCACGAAATTGCTTATGAAATGCTAAATTTAATTAATAAGACAAAATAAAAATTATTCATGATAGTCAGCACTATGAATAATAGAAAAATACTTATCTAATGATTTGTTAAATTCAATATTTTGATTATTTACTTTAACATCAACAAAATCATAAACAATTTGGTCCTCAATATTTTCAAATTTTGCTATTAAAGTTTTCTTATTTACATCATATTCCAAAGTTTTTGGGCTTATCAGATTAGTAGTGTATCCTGTTCGTTTTTTAATTGTAAATGTAAAATTATTAGATGAAGTGGGATTTGTGGGAATATTATCAAATTTTAATTTGATTGTTGTTAATTTAGTTTCTTTATTATAAGATTTACTAATTTCATTTACATTAAATTTAGTTTTATAATCACTATTTTTAGTATCAAAATCAAGCGGGATATTAAAAGGATGGTTATGATGATTTGTATTTTTTTTTAAAAATTCAGGTTTGTTTAATAATTGTTTATTTTTATAATCATTAATAACAAAGTCAATAACTTCATATGATTTATTTGATTCTAAATCATTAATTGTTACATTCAATATGTGGTTATGAACCAAACCCTCAACAGTATTATTAGTAGTATCAATACTATTAGATGATGGTTTTAGTCTATATTTGACACTAACTTTATCACCATCAACTAAATCAAAATCATCTTCTAAATGAAACTCTAATTTAGCGGATTTATCGGTTGAACTATAAGAAATCTTTTTGATTTTAATTTTTGCTTGAGGTGTATTAAAACTACCATTTAATCCTTGAGTATTTACTTCTAAAGCTTGTTTTTCACTAAAATCTTGTAGATCATCAAAAACTAGTTTAGAAAAAGTGTATTTTCGGTTTGATAAAACTTTATCGAAACTAAATTCGTACTCTTTTTTTGTGGGATCAAATAAAACAGGTTTTGATACAATGATGTTATTTGCATTATCCATGTATACTAATTTTAAATATTTATTTTTTAAATAATTAACGTTATTTTCAAAATATAATTTAATCTTAACACTCAAATTTTCATCATTAAATCAAAAATCACTGCTTTCATGTTCTAAGTTCTCTAATCTTTGAACAGTAGTTAATTTTGTAGAGGTTAAAATATTTAAATCTAAATTAGCTAATGATATTGGCTGTCCATTAAGAGTTAATGAATTTAATGAGTATTTTGTACTAGTTTGTAAACCCGTTAAATTAAATGATAAGGTCTTTTTAGAGTTATTGTAAACATAATTTTCAAAACTAAAAGTATTTGATGGTTGGTGTGCTGAAACTAATTTTAAAACAAATTTTTGATTATTTAAATCACCTAACTTATTATCTTTAAAATAAAAAATCAATTTTGCACTAGTATCATAAATTTCTTTTTCAATTTTGGTGATGTTTAAATCTTTAATAATCGGGTTTGAGTTTTGCTTATTAGTATTAGATAATACTAAATTTTGGTTACTAAAAACTAACTCTTTATTATTTAAAACAATCCTATGAATTTGGTATTTAGCGTTGTTTTCTAATTGAGTAAAATTAAATGTTATCGATGGCGAATTTGGTTGATAATTAAACTTAAATTTTGTAATTTGTTGGGTTTGTAAATTTAATAAACTAATCTCAAAAATATTTTGGTTTTCGTTCGCTAAAAAATATTTTGTAAATTCTAAATTTAAATCAGCACTATTATTAGTAATATTTTTTCAATCAATTTTTTTTATACTAAATTGATCTACATTTTCTTGTGTTAATGTACTTGTTATAAAATCTAGTTTAGTTATTAGCTGTTTTTGATTATTAATTAATAAATCTACTAATTCATAACCCATATTTGGTTTTAATTCATTAATAATTAATTTATTAAGATCATTATCCTTAACTAATTTTAAATTATTAATTGTTTTTAAATCACCAGTTGCTTTTTCTTTTAAAACAACACTGTATGAATGTGATGCTAAAACTGCACTACCTTCTAAAAATAACTCAATACTATTAGTAGTTGTTTTAAATTTTTTTATTTTAAAAAGCACTTGTTTATCATCAACCTTACTTTTTGATTTAGTGCATGCACCAATTAAGCAAGATAAACCAATAATTAAAGTACTACAAGTTAAAATTGTAATTATTTTAGTTAAATGTTTTTTAGTTATCATCTTTTATAAATCCTTTTTTGAAATTATCTATTAAAAAGCAAATTGAGCTTTTATATCATACAATAAATAATCTATTTTTAAAACTTTATTGTTAATCTACGATAAATTTAAAAAGGTACTTGGATGTTAAGTATAATAACTTTTGTGCTCTTTTTTTATAAATTTATGTATTTAAATCTCTTTATTAATTTTCATCAATAATATCATTTTCATCGATTTTAATATTAACAGCAACTAAAGTATGATCTGAGATAATAGAAGTAGCTTTTTTAATGTATACATCATTTGATTTTGCTATTTCATCCCAATTATCAACAATATTTTGCATTTGTTGATTACTTAAAGAACGAAAATAGGTTTTTAAAAAAGCTAATTTTCAGTTTTTATCTA is drawn from Ureaplasma parvum serovar 3 str. ATCC 27815 and contains these coding sequences:
- a CDS encoding acetate/propionate family kinase; translated protein: MMLIINIGSSSWKFCLFDMNLKQIFSGKIRLDVSPHQLKYIFDKNEYVYLLDDDHNNHVDLIIKFLINKKIIKKLEDITYFGIRAVYVKNFYGASAFLNNEIYNDLNQHTDLCPIHNQNTIMLINDIKHLNTSAKIIIIFDNWFHRSINKNKYTIAIDQTIAIKHKIRKYGFHGISFSYSNKIMQNYLGKQDVNLIILHLGSGSSVCAIKNGKSFDTSMSYSPLSGIIMNTRSGDIDPSVLLTLKKVKNQSLKQLILFLNQQSGLYGLTKHHSISEVANNLHNKNNELALEMYTDSIVDYFIKYLNHLQKIDAIVFSGGISEFEHLVLEKIISKIHLINLEINDHLILTNTLNKISTSKSQIPIYLCLVNEEHEIAYEMLNLINKTK
- a CDS encoding DUF1410 domain-containing protein, with protein sequence MITKKHLTKIITILTCSTLIIGLSCLIGACTKSKSKVDDKQVLFKIKKFKTTTNSIELFLEGSAVLASHSYSVVLKEKATGDLKTINNLKLVKDNDLNKLIINELKPNMGYELVDLLINNQKQLITKLDFITSTLTQENVDQFSIKKIDWKNITNNSADLNLEFTKYFLANENQNIFEISLLNLQTQQITKFKFNYQPNSPSITFNFTQLENNAKYQIHRIVLNNKELVFSNQNLVLSNTNKQNSNPIIKDLNITKIEKEIYDTSAKLIFYFKDNKLGDLNNQKFVLKLVSAHQPSNTFSFENYVYNNSKKTLSFNLTGLQTSTKYSLNSLTLNGQPISLANLDLNILTSTKLTTVQRLENLEHESSDFWFNDENLSVKIKLYFENNVNYLKNKYLKLVYMDNANNIIVSKPVLFDPTKKEYEFSFDKVLSNRKYTFSKLVFDDLQDFSEKQALEVNTQGLNGSFNTPQAKIKIKKISYSSTDKSAKLEFHLEDDFDLVDGDKVSVKYRLKPSSNSIDTTNNTVEGLVHNHILNVTINDLESNKSYEVIDFVINDYKNKQLLNKPEFLKKNTNHHNHPFNIPLDFDTKNSDYKTKFNVNEISKSYNKETKLTTIKLKFDNIPTNPTSSNNFTFTIKKRTGYTTNLISPKTLEYDVNKKTLIAKFENIEDQIVYDFVDVKVNNQNIEFNKSLDKYFSIIHSADYHE